In Chloroflexota bacterium, a single genomic region encodes these proteins:
- a CDS encoding AI-2E family transporter, with translation MNGIKFSYQAKVVTVCVFLVLAILFIHATWDLVRPLIWAAILTYVLNPLVSAFTARTGRRRIWGATILFVILVASLAGGLFYAIPRLSREMMHLRHNFPGLVSSVYTSLLGHEAIEVFGFHISSQAISNATSEVIYSIAAYLSSKGVPAFFGVLGALTKLLVFLFGTFYFLADADKIGRFLSGLIPEPARGEVVGLCREIDGLLGRYVRGLLVLVLIMSSATMIALSLLHVHYALMLAIMTGVLELFPIVGPIVAGFIACTVGFFQPNPFGWSNFTFAAVIAIVYIVLRHAEDYLVIPNVMGRIVQFHPLVVLLALLSGGMIAGILGMVLAVPAIAILKVVAIYFYHKLLDLPVSAETYPAVKGQKPMRVVMEGEGVNTPSDAG, from the coding sequence ATGAATGGGATCAAGTTCTCTTATCAGGCCAAGGTAGTTACCGTCTGTGTCTTCCTTGTCCTGGCTATTTTATTTATCCACGCCACATGGGATTTGGTCCGCCCTCTAATTTGGGCGGCCATACTGACCTATGTCCTTAACCCCCTGGTCTCCGCCTTTACGGCGCGCACCGGCAGACGCCGTATCTGGGGGGCAACCATCCTCTTTGTCATCCTAGTGGCCAGCTTGGCCGGGGGACTTTTCTATGCTATCCCGCGGCTTTCTCGGGAGATGATGCACTTGCGCCACAATTTTCCAGGCCTAGTTTCCTCGGTCTATACCAGCCTTTTAGGACATGAGGCAATCGAAGTCTTCGGATTCCACATCAGTTCCCAAGCAATCAGCAATGCTACAAGTGAGGTAATATATTCCATAGCAGCCTATCTATCGAGCAAGGGCGTGCCGGCATTTTTTGGGGTGCTGGGAGCCCTAACGAAGCTGCTGGTATTCCTCTTCGGTACCTTTTATTTCCTCGCTGATGCGGATAAAATCGGCCGGTTCCTGAGTGGGCTTATTCCCGAGCCGGCACGCGGCGAAGTCGTTGGCCTCTGCAGGGAGATAGACGGTCTGCTCGGGCGGTATGTGCGTGGACTGCTTGTGCTAGTACTAATTATGAGCTCGGCCACTATGATCGCTCTCTCCTTGCTGCATGTGCACTATGCGCTCATGTTGGCCATAATGACTGGTGTACTAGAACTCTTCCCCATCGTTGGGCCCATCGTTGCTGGCTTCATTGCTTGTACGGTGGGCTTCTTTCAGCCGAATCCCTTCGGCTGGAGCAACTTTACCTTTGCCGCGGTGATAGCCATCGTCTATATTGTGCTACGCCATGCTGAAGACTACCTAGTCATCCCCAATGTTATGGGGCGCATCGTCCAATTCCATCCTCTGGTGGTGCTCCTTGCCTTATTAAGCGGAGGGATGATCGCTGGTATTTTGGGGATGGTTTTGGCCGTTCCGGCCATAGCCATTTTGAAAGTTGTGGCGATATACTTTTACCATAAATTGCTTGATCTACCGGTCTCAGCGGAGACATATCCAGCAGTCAAAGGACAGAAACCCATGCGTGTGGTGATGGAGGGAGAGGGTGTTAATACGCCCAGCGACGCAGGTTGA
- a CDS encoding GNAT family N-acetyltransferase gives MLIRPATQVDWKSLAALDDSYTTEYVWQMQERTEGEEIIVNFRTIKLPRPLRVSRTKDAASLFSQWASSDLLLMAEQEGEVWGYLELRPRSAERGALIANLVITPNRRRQGVATALIKEARGWAKAHRLRSLFVETQTKNYPAIRLCQKCGFLFCGFDDHHYSNRDIAVFFVSNL, from the coding sequence GTGTTAATACGCCCAGCGACGCAGGTTGATTGGAAGTCCCTGGCAGCCCTAGATGATTCCTATACGACAGAGTATGTCTGGCAGATGCAGGAGAGAACCGAGGGGGAGGAGATAATCGTCAACTTCCGCACGATAAAATTGCCTCGTCCCTTGCGCGTAAGTCGAACTAAAGATGCCGCCTCCCTCTTCTCTCAATGGGCCAGTAGCGACCTGCTCCTTATGGCCGAGCAGGAGGGCGAGGTTTGGGGTTACCTGGAGTTGCGGCCAAGGTCGGCGGAAAGAGGCGCACTTATAGCCAACTTAGTGATTACGCCAAATCGACGCAGACAGGGGGTAGCTACAGCCCTGATAAAGGAGGCTAGGGGATGGGCCAAAGCTCATCGCCTGCGCTCATTGTTCGTCGAGACGCAGACAAAGAATTATCCGGCCATCAGGCTCTGTCAGAAATGTGGCTTTCTCTTTTGTGGGTTCGATGACCATCACTACTCTAACAGGGACATCGCCGTTTTCTTCGTCTCTAACCTTTAG
- a CDS encoding aldehyde ferredoxin oxidoreductase family protein, translating to MPYGSNGRILRVNLTDRKVIIEEPSENFYRTYLGGWGFISHYLFKELAPGLDPFGPENKLVFADGVISGAPIGGASRNSVGAKSPLTGALGEAEVGGFWGAELKFAGYDALIVEGKAERPVYLWIHDSEVKIREAHHLWGLTTGACQQAIRDELGDQFIRVAQIGPAGENLVRYACVINDLKDAAGRTGMGAVMGSKNLKAIAVRGHKRPALADPEKVQSLAKWLAKSYKDLARELHEAGTGTSLVGLGLSGGLPTRNFREGNFEGAEKISALAIRDQVRLRMDGCYACPIRCKKVVKIEEPYTVDPMYGGPEYETLAAFGSNCGVDDLKAICKANEICGAYSLDTISTGNVIGFAMECFENGLLTERDTAGLRLTFGNAEAMVSLVQLIARRESIGDLLAEGVQRAAQSIGPGAEKLAMHVKGQGLPMHEPRLKHGLGIGYAISPTGADHCHSMHDTLYAQEGSNLQSLKPLGILEPLPADDLSPAKVRMFVYEHQRRALCNCLLLCIFLPYSSQQVVDLVNGVTGWETSVWELMKVSERTLNLARAFNAREGFDARDDGLPDRIYEPFRSGPLAGHGIDREAMREALRTYYQMMGWDATSGWPTAAKLHELGLGWVAKALEQYRQMSRQVSRAALV from the coding sequence ATGCCTTATGGTTCTAACGGCCGCATATTGCGGGTAAACCTGACCGATCGGAAGGTAATCATAGAAGAACCGTCAGAGAACTTCTATCGGACTTATTTAGGCGGATGGGGATTTATTTCCCATTACTTATTTAAGGAGTTGGCTCCTGGCCTAGATCCATTCGGTCCTGAAAATAAGCTGGTCTTTGCTGATGGGGTGATCAGCGGTGCGCCCATTGGTGGCGCTAGCCGCAACAGTGTGGGGGCTAAATCGCCTCTAACTGGAGCTCTGGGCGAAGCGGAGGTGGGCGGTTTCTGGGGCGCTGAGCTGAAATTCGCCGGCTACGATGCCCTCATCGTGGAGGGTAAGGCTGAACGCCCGGTCTATCTCTGGATCCATGATAGTGAGGTCAAGATTAGGGAAGCGCACCACCTTTGGGGATTGACCACGGGCGCCTGTCAGCAGGCGATTCGAGACGAGCTGGGCGATCAGTTCATCCGGGTGGCCCAGATCGGACCGGCGGGGGAGAACCTTGTGCGCTATGCCTGTGTCATCAATGATTTGAAGGATGCGGCTGGCCGCACCGGTATGGGTGCTGTTATGGGTTCCAAGAATCTTAAGGCTATCGCCGTACGCGGTCATAAACGGCCAGCACTGGCTGACCCGGAAAAGGTACAGTCCTTGGCGAAATGGTTGGCTAAGTCTTACAAGGATTTAGCGCGGGAATTGCACGAGGCCGGAACCGGTACCTCCCTCGTTGGACTGGGGCTTTCTGGTGGCTTGCCTACGCGCAATTTCCGCGAAGGCAACTTTGAGGGGGCAGAGAAGATCTCTGCCTTAGCCATAAGAGACCAGGTTCGCCTCAGAATGGATGGGTGTTATGCCTGCCCCATCCGCTGTAAGAAGGTAGTAAAAATAGAGGAGCCCTATACGGTGGATCCTATGTACGGTGGCCCGGAATATGAGACGCTTGCGGCCTTCGGCTCAAACTGTGGCGTAGATGATTTGAAGGCCATCTGTAAGGCTAACGAGATCTGCGGGGCCTATTCGCTCGATACGATTTCAACCGGGAATGTGATCGGCTTTGCTATGGAGTGCTTTGAAAACGGACTCCTCACGGAGCGTGATACCGCTGGGTTGAGGCTCACCTTCGGCAACGCTGAGGCGATGGTCAGTCTCGTTCAACTGATCGCCAGAAGAGAGAGCATCGGCGATCTCCTGGCCGAGGGCGTGCAACGGGCAGCCCAGAGCATCGGCCCGGGGGCAGAAAAATTGGCTATGCATGTAAAAGGGCAAGGGCTACCTATGCACGAGCCAAGGTTGAAGCATGGCTTAGGGATCGGTTATGCCATATCGCCGACTGGCGCGGATCATTGTCACAGCATGCACGATACGCTCTATGCTCAGGAGGGATCGAACCTCCAATCCTTGAAACCTTTAGGCATATTGGAACCGCTGCCAGCGGATGATCTCAGCCCGGCCAAAGTAAGAATGTTTGTCTACGAGCACCAGCGGCGGGCCCTTTGCAACTGCCTGCTCCTGTGCATCTTTCTACCCTACAGCAGCCAACAGGTGGTGGATCTCGTCAACGGCGTTACCGGCTGGGAAACTAGCGTATGGGAACTAATGAAGGTCAGTGAACGGACGTTGAACCTGGCCCGTGCCTTTAATGCTCGAGAGGGCTTCGATGCCCGAGATGACGGTCTCCCCGACCGTATCTATGAGCCATTCCGATCCGGCCCATTAGCAGGACACGGCATTGATCGAGAGGCTATGCGAGAGGCTCTGCGGACCTATTATCAGATGATGGGTTGGGATGCGACTAGCGGTTGGCCGACAGCGGCGAAGTTACACGAATTAGGACTAGGGTGGGTTGCTAAAGCACTGGAGCAGTATCGTCAGATGTCTAGGCAGGTCAGCAGGGCAGCCCTGGTTTGA
- a CDS encoding 3-oxoacyl-ACP reductase FabG, with amino-acid sequence MILQDKVAIVTGGARGIGRAISLAMAKEGARVVVNYVSNSEAATRVVEEIHQEGGEAISIQADVSDSLAVQRMVETTLSRFGRIDILVNNAGIATGSFVVDMPEEDWDKVIDTNLKGVFLCCKAVLPTMIQQRQGKIINIASLVAHTGSYQHAHYAASKAAVIAFTMSLAKEVGPYNINVNAIGPGRIATAMEAERQARERARWISETPLGRLGRPEEIASVAVFLASEAASFITGETINATGGIWMGT; translated from the coding sequence ATGATCTTGCAGGATAAGGTAGCCATCGTTACTGGTGGAGCACGGGGTATCGGCCGAGCAATCAGCCTGGCCATGGCCAAGGAGGGAGCACGGGTAGTCGTCAACTACGTCTCTAACTCTGAGGCGGCCACAAGGGTAGTAGAAGAGATCCACCAAGAGGGTGGAGAAGCGATAAGCATCCAGGCCGACGTCTCTGACAGTTTGGCTGTGCAGCGTATGGTTGAAACTACCCTGAGTAGATTTGGACGAATCGATATCCTCGTCAATAACGCCGGTATAGCTACTGGCTCTTTCGTTGTGGACATGCCAGAAGAAGATTGGGATAAGGTTATAGATACTAATCTGAAAGGGGTCTTCCTCTGCTGTAAAGCTGTGCTACCCACGATGATCCAACAGCGACAGGGCAAGATCATCAACATCGCTTCCCTCGTCGCCCATACGGGCTCTTATCAGCACGCCCACTATGCCGCCTCCAAAGCCGCTGTGATCGCCTTCACTATGTCCCTAGCCAAGGAAGTAGGGCCATACAATATTAACGTCAATGCTATAGGACCGGGCCGCATCGCCACCGCGATGGAAGCGGAGAGACAGGCACGTGAAAGGGCGCGCTGGATCAGCGAAACTCCCTTAGGTCGGTTAGGGCGACCTGAGGAGATCGCCTCCGTAGCCGTCTTTCTGGCCTCAGAAGCAGCCTCCTTTATCACCGGCGAGACGATCAATGCTACCGGTGGCATATGGATGGGCACATAA
- a CDS encoding LacI family transcriptional regulator has translation MATIKDVAALARVSPTTVSRLLNNKIITREETKKRIEEAVKQLDYRPNFLARSLVTKETRTIGLVIPDIINPYFPAIARGVEDVANRRAWNVILCNSDNRPEKELTYIRVLQQKQVDGIILASTGVNKEQINAFLAEGLNLVFAGRYVGEVMTDAVIINNAEGAYQATRHLLTLGHRRIAFITGQMSIRTSQERRRGYEHALSEYGLAVDEDLIEDGKYQYQGGYLAMKRLLKRKPWPTALFAANDVMAIGAIRAVEEVGAGVPDDVAIVGFDDILLASLITPPLTTMAVSAYKMGTIAAKMLLDRATGKKAKPKIVTMEPKLVIRASCGANKSSHMEKRCMP, from the coding sequence ATGGCCACCATCAAGGATGTAGCCGCCCTCGCTAGGGTATCCCCAACCACCGTATCCCGCCTGCTGAATAATAAGATAATTACAAGAGAGGAAACTAAGAAGCGCATTGAAGAAGCTGTCAAACAACTTGATTATAGACCAAACTTCTTAGCGCGCAGCTTAGTGACGAAGGAAACTCGTACCATCGGATTAGTTATCCCTGACATCATTAATCCTTACTTTCCAGCCATCGCGCGCGGTGTTGAGGATGTGGCCAACCGCCGCGCTTGGAACGTCATCCTCTGTAATTCCGATAACCGGCCAGAAAAGGAGCTAACCTACATCAGGGTTCTGCAGCAAAAGCAGGTCGATGGCATCATCCTCGCCTCCACCGGGGTTAACAAGGAGCAGATCAACGCCTTCTTGGCGGAGGGACTTAATCTCGTCTTCGCTGGCCGCTACGTCGGAGAGGTTATGACCGATGCCGTGATCATCAACAACGCTGAGGGTGCTTATCAGGCTACCCGGCATTTGCTTACCCTGGGGCACAGACGCATCGCCTTCATCACTGGACAGATGTCGATCCGAACCAGCCAGGAGAGAAGGCGCGGCTACGAGCACGCTTTGTCTGAGTATGGCTTAGCCGTGGATGAGGACTTGATCGAAGATGGGAAGTACCAATATCAAGGCGGTTACCTGGCTATGAAGCGGCTATTGAAACGGAAACCATGGCCCACCGCCCTCTTTGCCGCTAATGATGTGATGGCCATTGGGGCCATCAGGGCCGTAGAGGAGGTCGGAGCCGGTGTACCTGACGACGTGGCCATCGTTGGCTTCGATGACATCCTCCTAGCCTCCCTGATAACGCCCCCTCTCACCACTATGGCTGTCTCTGCCTATAAGATGGGCACTATCGCGGCCAAGATGCTTTTGGATAGGGCGACTGGGAAGAAGGCAAAACCGAAGATAGTAACAATGGAACCTAAGCTCGTGATAAGAGCATCCTGCGGAGCCAATAAGTCAAGCCACATGGAGAAACGATGCATGCCTTGA
- a CDS encoding transketolase, which produces MHALRETKTRDQQCKTILELQQKARLIRRTALQMIGAASSGHPGGSLSCADILASLYFCLLNVRPSEPKWPDRDRFILSKGHAAPALYATLAEAGFFPKEKLSTFRQVDGMLQGHPDMKKTPGLDMTTGSLGHGLSAGVGMALAGKILRRRYHVFVLLGDGEVQEGQVWEAAMAASHHKLNNLIAILDRNKLQLDGATERIIALEPLPPKWRAFGWRVREIDGHDITQIITAIKGAKRAKDRPTIIIAHTVKGKGVSYMENRYEWHGKAPGAELLAQALKELEENA; this is translated from the coding sequence ATGCATGCCTTGAGAGAGACAAAGACGAGAGACCAGCAATGCAAAACTATTCTTGAGCTCCAGCAGAAAGCACGGCTCATCCGGCGCACAGCCTTACAAATGATTGGGGCAGCCAGCTCCGGACATCCCGGCGGGTCACTCTCGTGCGCCGATATCCTGGCCTCCCTCTATTTTTGTCTGCTTAACGTTAGGCCAAGTGAGCCCAAATGGCCAGATCGTGACCGCTTTATCCTCAGCAAAGGACACGCTGCCCCTGCCCTCTACGCCACCTTAGCTGAGGCAGGCTTTTTCCCCAAAGAGAAATTATCCACCTTTCGCCAGGTTGATGGCATGCTTCAAGGACATCCTGATATGAAGAAAACACCCGGCTTAGACATGACCACTGGTTCGCTGGGACACGGACTATCGGCTGGTGTCGGCATGGCCCTGGCCGGCAAAATCTTGAGGAGACGATACCACGTTTTCGTATTACTGGGCGATGGGGAAGTTCAAGAAGGGCAAGTCTGGGAGGCAGCTATGGCCGCTTCCCATCATAAATTGAATAATCTTATCGCCATTTTAGACCGCAATAAACTACAACTTGATGGAGCTACCGAAAGAATAATCGCCCTCGAACCATTGCCCCCAAAGTGGCGAGCTTTCGGTTGGCGGGTACGAGAGATCGATGGACACGATATCACCCAAATCATCACTGCCATAAAAGGGGCCAAGCGAGCCAAGGATCGACCAACAATCATTATCGCCCACACCGTAAAGGGAAAGGGCGTTTCTTATATGGAAAATAGGTACGAATGGCACGGCAAAGCACCTGGAGCAGAACTCCTGGCCCAAGCCCTCAAAGAGCTGGAGGAAAACGCCTGA